A stretch of DNA from Nonlabens ponticola:
GTGTGTGAGATTTTGCAAAACTATCTGGATCTTCTCCTTCAGGAAACGTGCATACGCGCACATTCATCCCAGCTTCAAGAATAAGGTCAATACCACGTATAGCCGCGCGCATTCCAGCGGCATCACCATCATATAAAACAGTGATGTTTTTAGTAAGTCTGCTTATGAGCCTTATCTGGTCTGTCGTGAGCGCTGTACCAGAGCTGGATACCACATTTTGAACGCCAGCCTGATAGAGCTGGATGACATCCGTATAGCCTTCAACTAGATAACATAGGTCCTCTTTGGCAATCGCCTGTTTTGCTTCATAGATGCCGTACAGTACTTTGGACTTGTCATAGATCTCACTTTGCGGCGAGTTGAGATATTTCGCTGCTTTTTTTGAACTGTCTAATATCCTGCCGCCAAAACCCAGCACACGACCCGACATACTGCGTATAGGAAACATCACGCGCCCCTTAAAGCGATCAAATTGCTTATCTTCCTTAACAATCGTGAGACCTGTTTTCTCAAGAAACTCTAGCTTGTAGCCAGCCTTGATAGCAGCATCTGTAAGCGCACTCCAATTATCTGGAGAGTATCCCAGCTGGAAAAATTCAATGGTCTCATCACTAAAACCACGCTCTTTGAAATAGCTGTAGCCTACTGCTTTGCCTTCGCCGGTTTTAAGTTGATCATGAAACCACTGTGCCGTATATTTTGAGACCATAAACATGGACTCCTTCTCGTCCTGTTGTTGTTTTTGCTCATCAGTCTGCTCAGTCTCCTCGATCTCAATACCGTACTTTTTGGCGAGGTATTTTATGGCTTCGGGATACGTGAGATGCTCGTGCTCCATGATAAAGGATACTGCCGTACCGCCTTTACCTGATGAAAAATCCTTCCATATTTGCTTGACGGGCGACACCATAAAACTAGGTGTGCGCTCGTCTGAAAATGGGCTCAGGCCCTTGAAGTTGGATCCTGATTTCTTGAGCTGCACAAAATCACCTATCACCTCTTCTACCCTTGCGGTGTCAAAAACGGCATCTATGGTAGCTCTTGATATCAACTCTTAATTTTTGCTGGTTCACCCCAATTTTTATATCAACACAGATAGTTGACGTCCCAAAAAGTAGGATCGTAAAAATAGGGATTATTGATGGTCACGCTTTCGCGAAAGCGTAAAAACCATTAACAATCCCTGCAATAAAAAGGCTGTTGTCTTATCTAAATCTAAAGCCGATGCTGGCGTACTGTTGATCTACAGGTGAATCCTTAAAAATACTATTGAGACCATATTTTGCAAAAATTTGTAATGCGCCGTTACCAACGTAGGCACTAAGACCATAGACAAAATCTTCCATCTCATAATCATTGTAACGTCGCGTGGTGACGTCGCGCCCTTCATTCTCAAACTTGAGCAATTGGTTTGTCGCGGCATTGATACCTAAGTATCCACCCAATCCTATCGTCCAACTTTCAACATCATCGTACCTAGTAACACCGTTGTCATAGGTTATTTTATCCTGCTTACCGAATTCAAGATGCACCGGCGCAATGATGGTAAGCTGTTCAAATTTTGATTTATCAACGTTGAATCCGACTGGTTGTAATCTAGTAACGTCACCGCTAGTCTCAAACTCTTTATTATCGTTAATGCGCAGCGTTTGCCATTGAAACGACAAACCGTAATTGAAACGTACGGTGTTTGCCTTGTTTACTTTAGTGCTGAACTCCAATCCAAGCTCCCATATCCCAGAACCCCAAAAGCGGTAGTCCTCGCCAATACCGTTGTCATCGCCTAATGCTTGATTCCAGCCAACAGCAAAAACACCATTGGTGACCGTTTTTACATCGCGGTCCTCTCGTGAGCTATCAAAAGCGTCTAGAAAGTCGCTAGGCACTTCTTGAGTGTCCTGATCGTCATCGTTATCATCCTGCGCGTAGGACAGTGTAAATGCAAGTAAGCAAATTGATGAGAGAAAGAATTTTTTCATAGGTTTTTGTTTTAATTTCATTAAAGATAAAAGAACCCTTGCGATAATTGAAAGGGTTCTTTACTAGCTAACATGAAAACTTATCTTGGTCTTACCTTAGTCTGTCTGTAATCTAATACCAAAAGCCACGTACTGCCCATCAACAGATCCGGATTGAAATATGTCATTTAAGCCAAGCCTACCAAATAATGACCATGAGTCAAACCCAACATATGCATCAACTCCATAGACCAGTACTTGATTGTCAAATGCATTAATTGTAGTCTGTTTGATATCTGCGCCTGCTAGATCATATTTATACTTAAGTCTGCTACTCAAATTGAAACCAGCATAACCACCTATACCAAATTTGAGCTGATCATAATTGTAATATCTCTCGCGACCATCCTCGTAGGTTTTTTTATAGCGTGGACCAAATTCCAAGTGCATAGGAAATACGAATTGATCTTGTCTGAACTTCGCTTTATCCGCGTTAAAAGTCAATCGCTCAATCTGGGTATTATCAGGATCATCAATCGTAAAAGCTCTATTTCCATTAAGCTCAGTTCCTTGTGTTTGGTATTCTACACCGTATCGCCAGCGTATCGTCTGACTCTTATTCAATGCAGTGATCCAAGTTATACCTAGGGAAAAGTAGTTGTTGTTTCCATAACTGAAATCGTCAATTCCTAAGTCATTACCATCAATAAAGTTATACCCAAAGCCTAAAGACAAGCCAGATGTAGTTTTGATTTGCTTTTTATATTTATTAGTGTTCTTACCTATTTCAAACTCCATTGCCGTGTTGTTCAATAGCTTTACGCCATCACTGCCAAGGGAAGCATAATTCAATTCAGTAGATTCAAATTTTAACTTTGCTTCAATAAGCTTATTGTATGCGTCAATTTTATCTGCATAAGTCTGTGCGGTAAGCTCTTTATCTCTGCTTGCCATCGCGGCTGTGTAAGCATCATTTTGCTCCTGACGCTGATTTATCTTTTCTATTTTCTCGGCTAATTCAGTGCGCTGATTAGATTCGTAAAGACGTCTATCTTCCTTAAGTTCATCAATGCGTTCCAATCTTTTGGTTTCACTTCTCAAGAAAGCCTTTTCAGAATTATAATAAAACTTCGAAACTTTTCCATCTACGGTGTCGGTAACCACGTAATATTCACCTTCCTGAACTCCCGTTTTTAAATTCTGCGAACGGCTTAAAAGGATGCCAGCAAATGATAAAGTTAATGTGATAAGTAATTTTTGATTTTTCATGATGCTTGTTTTTTTGATATTGAATTCCTGTCGGCACTAATTAAAATGCTGATTATTATTGATTTATGTATTGTGGTTTAATTTCTGCTATCGATAAGCGCTACCGCTTCACGTTTCAAAATTTTAAAGCCGTCCTCGACAATATTTTGAAGCCTGTCCTGTCGTCTCGCTTCCAGATCCCATTCCGTTTCTCGCAGTAGTTGTTGAGGATTTATTGACGCGTTGGTGATCATGGTTTTCGTTGCCTTGCTTTGTAAGGCTTGATCTAATAATCTATTAGCTTCGTCCTTTGGTGAGAGTGCAACATCAGCTGCTTTAGAACTAACGATGTCATCTGCGGGTTCATCCATTGTGGATGGCTCTTCAATGATGGCAATGGCTTCTATCGGTTCAGATTGCGTAGCAATTGAAGATTTGTATGATTGTGATTTCGATTTGTTTCTTTCTTTGACAGTGCTTGTGGATCGTTTGGTGTCTTTTTTTATTCGCTTGGGTTCTGCAACAACTATAGCTTCTTGTAGGAACGGCTTTCTTTTACTTGACTTAACTTCTTCCGCATCTGGTTCAGTTGTTATGACTGATTCGCTACTAACATCATTTTCCAATACAACTGTATTTTCTGGTGACGAGCTCATTTCATTATTTGAAGTAATCACTGGTACTGCAATCAATCCTAAAATCAATATGGCCGCTATCGCGCCTAGCCAATAAATCACCGGTTTTTCATTGGTGCTTTTCTGTTCTGCATCTAGCATTCCTGATAATCGATCCCAAGAGTCTGCGCTAGGCTGGATCTCACGGTTATCAAATTTCTTCTTCATATTCTCAAGCTTCATAATGTTTCTTCTTTAATAGGGTCAATTGTTCTTGTAACATCAATCGCGCCTTGCGGTATTGACTTTTGCTGGTATTCTCACTTATGGATAGCATGATGGCAATCTCGCGATGTTTTAAACCGTCTAGTGCAAACATTACAAAAACACTTTTATAACCATCTGGCAAGGTGTCGATGCATTGCTGGATTTGATCAAGTGGCACATCTTCACTATCATCTTCAACCACATCTTCAAACTGATCGTCATCGATCTCACTACTCCATTTATAGGTTTGCTTTTTACGTAGGCAGTTAAGACATTCACGTATCATGATGCGTCGCACCCAACCTTCAAAACTTCCTTCGTGGTTAAAAGTATCCAGCTTAGTAAACACCTTTAAAAAACCATTGAGCATGATTTCTTCTGCGCTCTCTATAGGTGAGATGTATTGGCGGCAAACACTCAGCATTTTACCAGCGTGCTTATCGTATAGTCGACGTTGCGACTTGCGATCACCCTTTGCGGCTCGCTCGATAAGTTTTTTCTCGTTAGTGTATAGCTGAATCACCTTCACAATTTACATGCTTTCTATTTACATAGACACAGGTGCATTTGAAAGGTTGTCTGGTGAGGTGAAAAAATGATAGTATTCTCTGCTTACTCTTACGTGAGCTCGGTTGTAACGGCTGCGCCGTGGCATTTCCCAAGAGGGAAAAGTTTATTTTTCT
This window harbors:
- the dnaG gene encoding DNA primase; protein product: MISRATIDAVFDTARVEEVIGDFVQLKKSGSNFKGLSPFSDERTPSFMVSPVKQIWKDFSSGKGGTAVSFIMEHEHLTYPEAIKYLAKKYGIEIEETEQTDEQKQQQDEKESMFMVSKYTAQWFHDQLKTGEGKAVGYSYFKERGFSDETIEFFQLGYSPDNWSALTDAAIKAGYKLEFLEKTGLTIVKEDKQFDRFKGRVMFPIRSMSGRVLGFGGRILDSSKKAAKYLNSPQSEIYDKSKVLYGIYEAKQAIAKEDLCYLVEGYTDVIQLYQAGVQNVVSSSGTALTTDQIRLISRLTKNITVLYDGDAAGMRAAIRGIDLILEAGMNVRVCTFPEGEDPDSFAKSHTQSEIQEFLSENAVDFIRFKSSLLKDEAAGDPIKKASMIREIVQSIAKIPDDISREIFVRESAEILEIGEDVLFSTLAQVRNASVTQTRDKQRRDKEVDRLKKVETVASETVDRREVLERTLIKILLMYGDRSEVFEEVFYQDSVEGEIEMEQMKSERPVYEKMFLELQSDEFEFSNTYFKNLYPKLIDMMLLQGKIDMNIVMTELDDQEAQLVADLIMDEDRHALSRWEDKQIFVTQKEDMISRYLTETILNFRRLLIDKKVNAAMDDISSDPEASNLEVLTQIKNYQALYRDLGKRLNRVI
- a CDS encoding RNA polymerase sigma factor; translated protein: MKVIQLYTNEKKLIERAAKGDRKSQRRLYDKHAGKMLSVCRQYISPIESAEEIMLNGFLKVFTKLDTFNHEGSFEGWVRRIMIRECLNCLRKKQTYKWSSEIDDDQFEDVVEDDSEDVPLDQIQQCIDTLPDGYKSVFVMFALDGLKHREIAIMLSISENTSKSQYRKARLMLQEQLTLLKKKHYEA